The DNA window AAAAGTTGGAATTACTCagggaatattttcataacataataatgccatggcaaaattttgattaaattactGCCCAGAGAATTACTACTGCAATCTACTTCTTTCAAGTGTTAGACTTTAGCTATTATCCTGAGTCTTTGTACGTATAGAAAACCCGTGAATGATAACCACACTAATGTTCATCACCTGTACAGATCGTAACTTCGATGTCTAGACTGCTGCGAATATTCTTTCAAGTACTGTCCTGTATCAATCAATTAATATTTTGATGTATTTAATCCTTTCAGATTGAGATCCATCTAAGAACATAACATGCAGTCAAATATGTCGAGAGCTTTCATGCATGCATTCAAAATAAACTTGAATCGATTGAAACAATGTTTTTAATCGAAATCATATCATTGGGATTACCGATAATTCAAtattcacccaaataattccaacccaaatATAATTAGCTAATGGGTTGGACAATGAAATCCGACATtcaatcattcatcaacattcttTAAGTTTTACGAATCACATAAATTAAAaccaagaaaaacaaaacaaaggcaAAACTGCAGGAATTTCTTGCTACACTCCAGCTTCTTCTCAAGATTTTATGCAAAACCTAGGGTAGATTTCTCTTCCCATTCTTTGCATCTGTGATCTCCTCTTTTTAGTTGCTACCCTCTCATTCTCTTCTAAATTTTCCACAGTTTCTCCACAGGATTCTATTGTAGAGAGAGTGACcactctctttcttttctcttccccTGACAATTCGTGTgtgtttcttttcttctctctCCTCCTTTTATAGGGTAGATCCATCCCTCTCAGCATACatatttttctcctcttttttaggATGATTTATCTAGTACACATACAGCTAGTTGAGAGTGACGTGGAATGAGTGTTGTGCTATCATCTTAGAATTGCCATGAAATTTTTATTGGCAATCTATCCCACCATTTTCCATGGCAATGTTTCACCTCCCTCATTCTCTTTTCCATCTTCGTGCTTCTTTCATCCTACCTGTCTACCACCAAAGACTACCAAACCTCTTTCCagcaattaaaagtaacataaatttaCAGTTAAAACATAATCCAAGCTTTAGTGTGTAATGATCTAGTAATAATTCtaaaatgaaaacatattttcttaattacaaTCATATACCTCAGTTTAGAGACATGAAATATagctcttttcaagagttatcaatactctaaggattgtacccaagggaggcaaaTACTAAATCAATCAACCTAAACAATTAAAGACCTAACTAATACTTTAAGATAGTTATAGTACGagattaaaataagaaatattattttagggtttttaaattaataaaataacataaaaaaattaaaattgcaaGACATAAACAGAAATAAAGTGAATCAAATCTGaagatgggtgattagctcgcttcaccTATCTCAATCAATTTTCGTCTCGGGTtcttcgtcaatcaactagttgttaccctagcaggatcttttgatcctccactaacataacgagtcagcaagaactacttaccTTTTGAcctcagcaagaactacttaccTTTTGACCTCATAGTCTAGATTAGcttggggtaaaggtgttcaagaataggcaataccaattttgggttaattcccacattGGTGACTTCCCAGGGTTGCCAGACCTGGGGTTTGTTTCacattcttcctttcccaaacagttgatccGTTTAATAACCCAAAGCAGTTAAAAGATTATGCTTCCACTCAGTAATCGCCCATAGatggattagttcctcatggctttcataaataACATGGAATATATGGAAGAATTAAGCATAGGGAATGGACTGAAATAAAGAGTTTAAGAAAAGCCTGATTGATATTTATAATAAGTGAAATCCACAACAGTTGATCTTCTTTATAACTCAGAACTCTtgaaagaaacaaagaacaaGTAACCTAAACTATGAAATCCTAAAAAAAGcaagaaaacaaaacttaaacttAAAGAGAGAATATAAACTAATGCGTTGTGTTCATAATGTGtgccaaaggagcctatttatagtcGTCATCCTTAAACCTAGGTTAGCTGATGTTCCCAAGTTTCAAGTTCGATTGTACAGACCAAAATTCCCCTACTTCCTGGgaatttaatttgatgtaatctTTCGAGAATGTTTTTAAGTAGCCTAAAAGGaattactattttaattattattttcaactttaattttatgattttatgttCAATAAGAGGGTCAAGTTTAATTTTTCAATACAGGTAATAATTGCAGTTTGAGCTCGAGGCCCAGATTAGTGAACAAGAGGAAAATACCCAATATGTGCTTCCCTTAAAATTCCTATAAAACCCTAGTTTTGCCACTACTTCTTTTCCCTCTATGCCTTGTCACCCATGCAATCTCTTTAGCTAAATTTTTGCAAAATATTTGTCCTAATTGACCATTATAAAAACCCTTTAACAGCACCTCAACTTTCACAACACTTAGTCCATTAGCCCTAAATTCTTACCTATATTTTTCTTCCTTTAGCTGTCGGCCTCAAAGCtccaaaattttttctttttctttttcctttctatttTAATTGTCACACCTCCTCCTTGTCGCAACGAAATTTTTCTCTCCTTCTGTTGCAACTCTATTGCCACAACAACCTTCTTGCCGGTTTATCTTTGCCATCTCCTTACAAATTAGTCATGTCTCGAAAGAGAATTAGATCCTCAAAGACTATTGCTGAAAATCCAATTCTGGTTCAAGATGAGGAAGAAAGGGAAATATTTGATtccatcttcaaaaatcaacccaAGATGCTAGAAAAAGGTTTCAACTTGGAGAGCAATGACAAGATGCTTgtgcattttttaatttaaaaaaataattgaggcCTTAAATTGGAATCAAATTTGTGATGCATGATCACTGCTCAAAGAGGAATTAGTACGAGAATTCTATCACAATTTAACTGTGTGAGACACTTCTGAAGTTATTGTTCATAAAAAGAAGGTAcctgatagcactagaaagatataggttttcccccttacttattggttaaattgttcccatttagttacccttagcatacattttagcattttcagtttagtaaattgcattttataaatcagtaaatcctagcctattttatccttacttttgctatcttattgcattaatgtCGTTGCATGAGTTAATTCTAAATTCCGTCCAAAATTTTTGCCGCACCTGACAACTGTCTAGATAACAACTAGAATTTTATGAGCTGTCCAATCtagtataaccaacctgtacatTCAAAGACAAAATAATTTTGGGGAAAAGACACCTTTACTGTGAAAGAGGACATAAAATGTGGACGTGAGAATAAAATGGGGcttcttgagtttttttttctccatcatcatcttcatcatcctacCTTAAAGCTTGCGACCATGGCAGCTAAAGCCTCTCAcgggtgagccaacgtgaaaaccAGACACAGACTAGCTTCTGATGAGGAGACCTAAATGCAGGACAAGAGGTAATAGAAagattcagtcgagttgtctGGGAATAGTATTGTCCActtgattctttcttatttctttctaaatgttgGTGATTAATCTTTTTTTTCTAACTGTATGAAATTACTGATGAATTCTTGGTGAAGTGTTACCCTATTCAATCATACTTTTCTTGTTTAATCTTGggatttgaatattttttaacaCAGAAGTGTTATTGCAATCACTGACATGAAAGAGCCCGTACTTGGTTTTCTAGACTACCTGTctgatcaattacttcttgggatACACtagcaataattttttttacgatTTAACCCACCGACAATGAATGCTCGTCTTTGAAATGATATTGCTACTTATCATTAGCtagatgatgaaaatcttcacaccacacgagaatgttataaatattttcttCGACGTTGTCCCGTGCACAGCATTCAACCAGAAAcgcaaattgagattttttataatgggctGAATTCACATACATGGAATATTGTTGACACATCAGCCAATGGACGTCTGctagattgtacttataatgatgttgTGAGAATTCTTCAAAGAATTGCtaagaatgattatcaataccctaaCTCCAAAGCTGCACGAGTAAACACTACTCcaggagttattgaattggatgcaatagCTGCACTTTCAAGTTTATTctctcacaaacatgattaaaaatatgcaagggactagtgGAGTTGCACCAATACAAGTCGCTCAGCAAGTTGACGTTCCTACTTTTTCTTGTAAGATTTGTAGTTACAACTAtagctatgaagattgtccaTAACATGCAAAGAATGCTTCTTATATTAGTAACATTCGTAACAATTCTTATAGTAATCCTTACAACAACTTTGTACACAACCAACCATTTTGGGGAACTCAGAATGCTAGACAAAATGTTACGACATTCAAATATGAGAACACATCTACTCAGGGAAATTATAATCCTAGGCAAGGGAACTACAATCAACAGCAGAAAAACTACAATCAACACACTCAGATGCATCTAGACCAAAATCTGATAcagccacaacactcttcaatacCAAATCAACATGTTCAAGGACATTGACAATAACAACTCTTGAGGAGATAATGCAGGAGCATATTACTCGCATGAAAGTTATCgtacaagggaattcatcttccattcgAGTATTGAaggcacaattaggacaacttgcttcaaaTCTGAATACTCGTCCACTAGGTTCATTACCTAATGACACGGAAAATCCTAGTCCAAGGGGGAAAGAACATTGTATTGATATCACTTTTAGGAGTGATAAACAAACTAGCTAACCATTTCTAGATTCTATTGTAGCACCCCACGATACGGATGGAGTGATCACTAGCGAGAAGGTTGAATTCAAAGAATTTGTAGATGCATCAGACAAAGAAGTTCCAtaaattgtcactcatatgcctaatgttAGACCTTCAAAACTGTCGACGCAATCAAAGATATTGCCGCAAGTAGATATATCTCTACCTTTACCCTTCACACAAAGATTTAGGAAGAATGAGCATGACAAGTAGTATCAGCAGTTTTTGGACACACTGAAGCAACTGCAGATCAACATTCTTTTAGTGGACACTCTAGTATAAATTTTGAGtgatgggaaatttatgaaagaacTCTTGTCTAAGAAGAATAAGCTTATtgatattgaaactattgcactcacagaagGCTGTAGTGCTATTTTAACCAACAAGTTGCCCCTTAAATTGAAAGATCCTGGGAGCTTTACCATCCTATGTTCAACTGGTAATCATTATTTGGGTAAGGCTTTAtgcgacttgggagctagcattaaactaatgccactatctactttcaaAAAGTTTGGAATTGATCACATGAAATCTACTACAGTGACATTACAACTAGTCGATCAATCcttggctcaacctgaagggcAAATAAAAGACGTCTTAGTTTatgtcgataaatttatttttatggctgattttatcatacttgattaCGAGGTAGACaaggaggttcccataatcttggaacgaccatttttagccactagCCAAACTCTGATTGATGTCTATaaaggtgaactaaccatgcAGGTTAATGATAAGCGAGTCACCTTcagtgtttttgaatctattcaatgcaatgACAAAGAAAAATGCCATACTGTTGATGTGttagatgatctaattgaggaaAAATACAATGACCAAAGCATAATACTTTCTGAAGAGTTTGTAGTGACATCTGATGTCGAATTCTTAGAATATTGTGATAgcatggttgaagctaataatctTGAACTCAAGCATGGATGATAGCTTGAATCCTTAGACCTAGCCAACAAAACAACCCCAATTTTCAAACCATCTATTAAAGAAGCTCGTACTctagaattgaaaccactacctcctcatcttaaatatgtctttctaGGTGATCACAATACTCTCCCAATTATTTTTTTGCAACACTAGTGTAACTCAATAAGAGAAATTGGTCAATATTCTcaagcaacataaatgagctattgcttggagtattaccaatattcaaggtattagtccttctttttgcatgcaaaagatcaagttggaagatgaatACAAGCAATCAATTGAGCAGCAAAGAAGATTAAAaaagaagatgaaggaagttgtcaagaaggaaataataaaattgatgctggaattatttacctGATTTCTTATAGTAATTGGGTAAGTCTACTGCAATGCGTgcctaaaaagagtggcatcactgtGCTTCACAACGACAAAGACGAATTAATTTCTACATGCATTCCCATGGGATGCTTAGTTTGCATGGATTATCGCTAATTGACCATAAGGAAATATCACTTTCCACTTCCTTTCATCGATCAAATGCTGGATAGACTTGCTAGAAAggcctattttttctttttagacAGCTGTTCTGGGTACAATCAAATTACTATTGCACTGGAGGATCAGGAGAAAACAACCTTCACCTGCCCTTTGGTACTTTCACTTTTTTCCGTATGCCTTTTGGTCTTTGCAACGCACcaaccacatttcaaaggtgcatgatggcaatattttcagatatgatcgaagactctttagaggtgtttatggatgattttccagtCTATGGGAAGGATTTTGATCATTGCACttacaatttggataaagtactgAAGCGATGTAAGGATACACATCTTattctgaattgggaaaaatgtcatttcatggaaattgaaggtattgtgttaggacactgcatctctagtcaaggcattCAAGTTGAAAAAGCTaaggtggaaatcattgagaaattacctcccccAACAAACGTGAAAGGTATTCACAGTTTTCTTGGACATGCAGGGTTTTACCAAAGGTTTAttagagatttttcaaaaattgaaaggCCCTTATGCTCATTGCTGGAACAGAATAGAAAATTATTCTTTGACAATGCATGTTTGGATGCCTTTATTCAGTTAAAAAATAAGCTAGTGGATGCACCCATTGTCGTTGCaccagattggtctcaaccttttgaagttatgtgcgatgcaagtgacttTGCTGTGGCTGCAGTTTTAAGACAacaaaagggaaaaatatttcacgccatctgttatgctagcaaaactctcaCAGAGGCTCAACTCAATTATACCACCATAGAGAAAGAATTGCTAGCTGTAGTatttgctttcgacaagttttgTTCCTATCTTGTTGGTGAAAAGGTTACGATATTCACTGATCACTTGGTGTTGAGATATCTCTTTCCGAAAAAGGATTCCAAACAAAAACTGATACACTAGATATCACTATTTCAAGAATTTTACATCGAGATGAAAGACCGTAAGGGTTCAGAGAATCAAGTTGTAGACCATCTGTCTCGATTGAAAGTTGGCAGCAAAGACGGAAATATACATTAAATTGTTGACACATTCCCAGATGAGCAGTTATTTGTTGTTGATTAACTCCTTGGTatgcaaattttgttaattatctagTATGTAgaaaactcccattgggtgtcacaggccataaaaaagaaagattttttcGTGACGTAGTGAAGTATATCATTGGAACGAAtcgtatttattcaaggtatacAATGACAACATCATTCGACGTTGTGTTCTGGAAGAAGAGATGCTTTCAATCTTAAAGCATTGTCATAATGctccttatggaggtcatttcGGTCGTATGAGAATTGCTACTAAAGTTCTCCAATCAGGATTCTATTGGCTGAAATTACTCAAAGACGCACtcaattttgtgaatcaatacGATAGGTGTCAGTGCACTGATTGTATATCCCGACGCAATGGAATGTTGCAACAGCCAATTATAGAggttgaattattcgatgtttaaggtatggattttatgggatCATTTCtgagttcatttggaaatctttatattttagtaGCTGTTGACTACGTCTCAAAGTGGGTTGAAGCTATTgcagtcccaaaggatgatgcaaaaGTACTGCTaaaattttttcacaagcatatactcacctactttggcacaccaaaggcattgattagtgatcagggtacacactttcattgcaaccaagtggcaacCACACTGAAGAGATATAGAGTTAAACATAGAATGGCTACTACGTATCATCCGCAAACAAATGGATAAGCCAAAGTTTCAAATCGACAAATTAAGAAtattcttgagaaggttgtaaaccttttgaggaaagattggtcttttCGATTGAATGACGCTTTATGGGCATTGCGGACAGCATACAAAACTCTAGTAGGGATGTCGCCATATccattggtttttgggaaagcatgtcacttgccagtcgaactggaacacaaagcaatgtgggcaattaagtaagtgaacatggactatgaagcaACTGGAAAGAAAAGATAGTTGGATATCACTGAACGAGAGAAGATTAGGagaaatgcttatgaaaatgttgcaatttacaaggaaaagaccaaacgatgACACGACAAGATTATTTTGCAGCGACAATTTATTGCGGGtcaacatgttttattattcaattctcgaCTCAAATTGCACCCAGGTAAATTGCATTAACATTGGTCTGGACCTTTTGAAGTTGTCGACATATTTCCTTATTGTGCAGTAAAAATTCGAGATTTACATGATGAACACcaattcaaagtaaatggacaaaggctgaaacactattttggaaaCAATGATCAAACTAGGCAGAcaccattaaattggtcgaaaagttttaatttttaattagtactccttaattttagtttgttttatttatgttttgttaaagtttggtttccttcttttttttttgtttgtttttgcaGAATAATAGGTACCATTGTCGACGCATTGAAATTTTACTGTCAGCGTATTCCATAAGTCTATCCTACCATTTATAACTCATCAGAATTTAGAAAAATTAGATTCCATTATTGGATCAAAACTCACTCAGTCATTTGATCCTTCTAAGGAGACACAATTTCTATTGGACACAACTCTTCCCGCCAGCCTTATATATCTCCACAAAACAACACACCTCCCCATCTTCCTCTTTCACCCACTATAAATTCTCCCCTACTATATCGACTGTAACACATTCAAgtaaccatttttatttcttttctcttctaaaaatcatatatttttacCTTTAAACCGTTCTCCCTCAACAAAAGATGGCCAAAACAAAAGGCTCGATCAAGAAAGCTACCAAATCTATTGGGGAACATGCGTCTTCTGCTACAACAGTCCGTGAATCAGAATCCTCTAGGCCAGTACAGACAAAGGAGCCAATAACCTTTTTGAATAAAGTGGCAAAGAAACAATTTCACGACAACATATTGAAGTAGAACTTTCAACCCGAGCAGGGTATTTCTCTTTCGCCACAACAAGACTTAGGTAAACAAGTTTACAAGACCATCTCAAAGTTAAAGTACGAAACTTTTTTCACCCATCCCGGTAGCTACTCCCCTTCACTAGTACTTAAGTTTTATGCTAATCTTTACGATCATGAGTTAGAGTTCATTTTCATTCGAGAAGGTTTAATACATTGGGACAGTGCAAACATCAACAAGTTGTACAACACAAAGGTCGATGTCGATGAACACTCAGAGTTCATCTGTGACATCACAAATGAAAAATGAGACCTATTGGTAAGAGACTTGTGTGTCGAAGGAATAGTGTAGACGAGCTCCCATCAAAAGAACTATACGATGCACCATCGCTTCCTAACGCTGCAAGGCAAAATTTGGTTCCATTTTGTCAAATGCAGAATAAAGCCCTCCACTCACGACACCACAGTCACCCTAGATAGAATGTGTCTGATACATTCTATTGTCAAGGGCAAAAAAATTGATGTAGGTGCAATACTTCACCAAGAAATAGCTGACTACACTGTAAGGCAGACTAGGATCTTGGTTTTCCCATCACTAGTGATGTTATTATGCCAACAAAGATGAATCGTGCCCCGTGCTGGTTTGGAAGTCTTGGAAAATAAGAAAGGACACGCCAATACAGAAAGAGGAAGAGACTAGCAAGATAAGAAAGGGCAAAGCCAAAGCCGATAGAAAAGGAACAAACCTGCATGCAGAGACATCATTATGGCGCAAACTGAAGGATGTCaaaaaaatggtaaattccaTCAAGAACAGGCATATCAAGCTTATAGTTACAATAGAAGATATGGAAAACTCCCAAAATTTGTTCTATGCTTATACCAgagcctaaattttttttattctagccACATTAGGCCAACTGATTCCATCCCCACTACTGGAATTCCTCGTGTTTCCACTAATCATTCACAATTATGACCTCTTTTCCTCAGATGATGACTTCGAAGATCAAGGCAAATCGGTGGCATCCCCACCTATTGTGCAGGTCTTTGATAatgagaaagaagaggaatcTAAGGATATTAAAAAATGCCTGTCAAAGATTGACAGCTTGTTCGAGGATGGTAGTTTTGTTGATCAATAGGACACTATTGTTGAGAAGAAAGTTGCTACTGTAGAAGAGTAAGTTGTTGCTGAAGAAGGAGAAGTTgctaaaaatgagaaagaaaatgaagaagaagattaTGTTCAGAAGATTGTCTCCGTAACCGACTCTATGGGTACAAATATTGATAATTTAGAGTAAATTGAAGCGAGACTGGTGGAAGTTGCTAAGGTAACTAGTGAGGAGCAATGCAATTCATGGGCAATAGTGGTAGAGCGAATGAAGTCGGGGTAGAGCGAGGAACTGAGGAGAAATCTAAAAACTGCGCAAAGCCCAAAGAAA is part of the Gossypium hirsutum isolate 1008001.06 chromosome D11, Gossypium_hirsutum_v2.1, whole genome shotgun sequence genome and encodes:
- the LOC107948057 gene encoding uncharacterized protein; amino-acid sequence: MKELLSKKNKLIDIETIALTEGCSAILTNKLPLKLKDPGSFTILCSTGNHYLGKALCDLGASIKLMPLSTFKKFGIDHMKSTTVTLQLVDQSLAQPEGQIKDVLVYVDKFIFMADFIILDYEVDKEVPIILERPFLATSQTLIDVYKGELTMQVNDKRVTFSVFESIQCNDKEKCHTVDVLDDLIEEKYNDQSIILSEEFVVTSDVEFLEYCDSMVEANNLELKHG